A window of Fundidesulfovibrio soli contains these coding sequences:
- a CDS encoding peptidylprolyl isomerase, translated as MVLMETSMGLITIELFPDKAPQTVANFLKYVDEGFYEGTIFHRVIPNFMIQGGGLSATMKEKQTHAPVINEADNGLSNVKGTLAMARTMDPHSATAQFFINVNDNLFLDHKGKTPDGWGYCVFGKVVDGMDVVEKIKKVRTRRAGFHDDVPVEPVTINSVLREE; from the coding sequence ATGGTACTTATGGAAACCTCCATGGGCCTGATCACCATCGAACTTTTCCCCGACAAGGCCCCCCAGACCGTGGCCAATTTCCTCAAGTACGTTGATGAGGGCTTCTACGAGGGCACCATCTTCCACCGGGTCATCCCCAACTTCATGATCCAGGGCGGCGGACTCTCCGCCACCATGAAGGAGAAGCAGACCCACGCCCCCGTGATCAACGAGGCCGACAACGGGCTCTCCAACGTGAAGGGCACCCTGGCCATGGCCCGCACCATGGACCCCCACAGCGCCACCGCGCAGTTCTTCATCAACGTCAACGACAACCTCTTCCTGGATCACAAGGGCAAGACCCCCGACGGATGGGGCTACTGCGTGTTCGGCAAGGTGGTCGACGGCATGGACGTGGTGGAGAAGATCAAGAAGGTCCGCACCCGCAGGGCCGGCTTCCACGACGACGTGCCAGTGGAGCCCGTGACCATCAACAGCGTGCTGCGCGAGGAATAG
- a CDS encoding VOC family protein, translated as MAVQSITTNLMVEDVNRSIDFWVGLLGFSVAECVDAEHKLYHGRMPGADLIWAMFVSGPAAVMVNRRDSLERELPLLTGRPTGGTLTLYVVVEDLEGLHRRIQSIVPTIKEPETSFYGMREWYVRDPDGYVVCLAQKVGED; from the coding sequence ATGGCGGTTCAATCCATCACCACCAACCTCATGGTGGAGGACGTCAACCGCTCCATCGACTTCTGGGTCGGGCTGCTGGGCTTCAGCGTGGCCGAATGCGTGGATGCGGAGCACAAGCTGTACCACGGGCGCATGCCCGGCGCGGACCTGATCTGGGCCATGTTCGTCTCCGGCCCGGCGGCGGTGATGGTCAACCGCCGCGACAGCCTGGAGCGCGAGCTGCCCCTGCTCACGGGCAGGCCAACGGGCGGCACGTTGACGCTCTACGTGGTCGTGGAGGATCTGGAGGGCCTGCACCGGCGCATCCAGTCCATCGTGCCCACCATCAAGGAACCGGAGACCAGCTTCTACGGCATGAGGGAGTGGTACGTGCGCGACCCGGACGGGTACGTGGTCTGCCTGGCGCAGAAGGTTGGGGAGGACTAG
- a CDS encoding ABC transporter permease, protein MAIPLSYSWRNLLTRRVTTVLTAGGMALVVFVFTATLMLAEGLRQTLVSTGSPDNVVVLRKSSETEVQSTLDRQVSSIAATQPELATDSQGRTMAAREVVVLFVLPKRNGEKSNVVIRGMGETSLELRPQVRLIEGRMPAPGSTEIMVGQSVLSKFAGVGLGQTMRFGQRHWTVVGVFDAGRTGFSSEIWGDAEQLMQAFRRQAFSVVVAKLRDQDAFEAYKARIEGDPRLQAEVKRERQYYEDQSKALSRFLKVLGVSLTGIFSVGAMLGASITMYSSVATRTAEIGTMRALGFRRGDILLAFLAEALLLGALGGAAGVAASSLLGFLTFSTTNFQTFSELAFGFTLTGEIAATSVGFALFMGVVGGFLPALRASRLVIVEALRSG, encoded by the coding sequence GTGGCCATCCCCCTGAGCTACTCCTGGCGCAACCTGCTCACCCGGCGGGTGACAACCGTGCTCACCGCGGGCGGCATGGCCCTGGTGGTCTTCGTGTTCACGGCCACGCTCATGCTGGCCGAGGGCCTGCGGCAGACGCTCGTCTCCACCGGCAGCCCCGACAACGTGGTGGTGCTGCGCAAGAGCTCCGAGACGGAGGTGCAGTCCACCCTGGACCGGCAGGTCTCCAGCATCGCGGCAACCCAGCCGGAGCTGGCCACCGACTCCCAGGGGCGGACCATGGCCGCGCGCGAGGTGGTGGTGCTCTTCGTGCTGCCCAAGCGCAACGGCGAGAAGTCCAACGTGGTCATCCGGGGCATGGGGGAGACGTCGCTGGAGCTGCGGCCCCAGGTGCGCCTCATTGAGGGCAGGATGCCCGCGCCCGGCTCCACCGAGATCATGGTGGGCCAGAGCGTGCTCTCCAAGTTCGCGGGCGTGGGCCTGGGCCAGACCATGCGCTTCGGGCAGCGCCACTGGACCGTGGTGGGCGTGTTCGACGCGGGCAGGACGGGCTTCTCCTCCGAGATCTGGGGCGACGCCGAGCAGCTCATGCAGGCTTTCCGCCGCCAGGCCTTCTCCGTGGTGGTCGCAAAGCTGCGCGACCAGGACGCATTCGAGGCCTACAAGGCCCGCATCGAGGGCGACCCCAGGCTCCAGGCCGAGGTCAAGCGGGAGCGCCAATACTACGAGGACCAGTCCAAGGCCCTGTCGCGCTTCCTGAAGGTGCTGGGCGTCTCGCTCACGGGCATCTTCTCCGTGGGGGCCATGCTGGGCGCGAGCATCACCATGTACTCCTCCGTGGCCACCCGCACAGCCGAGATCGGCACGATGCGCGCACTGGGCTTCAGGCGCGGGGACATCCTGCTGGCCTTCCTGGCCGAGGCCCTGCTGCTGGGCGCCCTGGGCGGCGCGGCAGGGGTGGCGGCCTCGTCGCTGCTCGGATTTTTGACGTTTTCGACAACCAACTTCCAGACCTTCTCGGAGCTGGCCTTCGGCTTCACCCTCACCGGGGAGATCGCGGCAACCTCCGTGGGCTTCGCCCTGTTCATGGGCGTGGTGGGCGGGTTCCTGCCCGCGCTGCGCGCCTCGCGGCTGGTCATCGTGGAGGCGCTGCGCTCGGGGTGA
- a CDS encoding permease: MSFIIHVFNESWAVLLESAPFMLFGFFLAGLLKALVPPSLMTKHLGGTGPWPVLKAALVGVPIPLCSCGVLPAAAGLRDAGASKGAATAFMISTPETGVDSIAVNWALLDPLMTVVRPVAAFVTGALAGVLVNRFAPDETPGGARPKPLIPLDAFAARKPPLLTRLRAGLAYSFGEMLAGIGRWFLLGVLVAGLIGALLPADGLERALGTGLWPMLAMLALGIPLYVCATASTPIAAALAMKGLSPGAALVFLLAGPATNAAGITVVARMLGLRATGIYLACIAGCSLLFGLAVDALYLGLGLGVSGWVHASVEEAAGWFAYACAALLLGLVARQEIKKLRPGGRAPRPC, translated from the coding sequence ATGAGTTTCATTATCCACGTTTTCAACGAATCCTGGGCCGTCCTGCTGGAATCGGCTCCCTTCATGCTCTTCGGCTTTTTCCTGGCCGGGCTGCTCAAAGCCCTCGTGCCCCCGTCCCTGATGACCAAGCACCTGGGCGGCACAGGCCCCTGGCCCGTGCTCAAGGCCGCGCTGGTTGGCGTGCCAATCCCCCTGTGCTCCTGCGGTGTGCTGCCCGCGGCCGCCGGGTTGCGCGACGCCGGGGCCAGCAAGGGCGCGGCCACGGCCTTCATGATCTCCACCCCCGAGACAGGCGTGGACTCCATCGCCGTGAACTGGGCCCTGCTCGACCCGCTGATGACCGTCGTGCGCCCCGTTGCCGCCTTCGTCACCGGCGCCCTGGCCGGGGTTCTGGTGAACCGCTTCGCCCCGGATGAAACACCCGGCGGAGCAAGGCCCAAGCCGCTCATCCCCCTGGACGCCTTCGCCGCGCGCAAACCGCCGTTGCTCACCAGGCTGCGGGCCGGACTCGCCTACTCCTTCGGGGAGATGCTTGCCGGCATCGGCCGCTGGTTCCTGCTGGGGGTGCTGGTGGCGGGCCTCATCGGCGCGCTCCTGCCCGCCGACGGCCTTGAGCGCGCCCTGGGCACCGGGCTGTGGCCCATGCTGGCCATGCTGGCCCTGGGCATTCCGCTCTATGTCTGCGCCACCGCCTCCACGCCCATCGCCGCCGCCCTGGCCATGAAGGGGCTCTCCCCCGGCGCGGCCCTGGTCTTCCTGCTGGCCGGACCGGCCACCAACGCGGCCGGGATCACCGTGGTGGCCCGCATGCTGGGGCTGCGCGCCACGGGCATCTACCTGGCCTGCATCGCGGGCTGCTCGCTGCTGTTCGGCCTGGCCGTGGACGCCCTCTATCTGGGCCTCGGGCTGGGTGTCTCCGGCTGGGTTCACGCTTCCGTGGAGGAGGCCGCAGGCTGGTTCGCGTACGCCTGCGCCGCGCTGCTGCTGGGCCTGGTGGCCCGGCAGGAGATCAAAAAACTGCGGCCGGGAGGACGCGCCCCCCGGCCGTGCTGA
- the purN gene encoding phosphoribosylglycinamide formyltransferase, producing MTLPIAVLVSGSGSNLQALIERVQSGALDARIALVLSNRQDSYALERARAHGIKAVALPHTAYPDRPAFDAAMVAAIRESGAEAVVMAGFMRLLTPVFLQAFPGRIINIHPALLPSFAGAHGQRDAADYGVAISGATVHFVDEIMDHGPVVIQAAVPAYPDDDAASLGERILAFEHRILPQAVQWLATGRLSIEGRKVRLRDAGLPKAAVEGALVNPPLEQGF from the coding sequence GTGACCCTTCCCATCGCCGTCCTGGTTTCCGGCTCCGGGTCGAACCTGCAGGCGCTCATCGAGCGCGTGCAGTCCGGAGCCCTGGACGCGCGCATCGCCCTGGTGCTCTCCAACCGGCAGGACTCCTACGCTTTGGAGCGCGCCCGCGCCCACGGCATCAAGGCCGTTGCCCTGCCGCACACGGCCTACCCCGACCGCCCGGCCTTCGACGCGGCCATGGTGGCCGCCATCCGCGAATCCGGGGCCGAGGCCGTGGTCATGGCCGGGTTCATGCGCCTGCTGACCCCTGTGTTCCTGCAGGCCTTCCCCGGCCGGATCATCAACATCCACCCCGCCCTGCTGCCCAGCTTCGCCGGGGCCCACGGCCAGCGCGACGCCGCCGACTACGGCGTGGCCATCTCCGGGGCCACAGTGCACTTCGTGGACGAGATCATGGACCACGGGCCAGTGGTCATCCAGGCCGCCGTGCCCGCCTACCCCGACGACGACGCCGCCAGCCTGGGCGAGCGCATCCTGGCCTTCGAGCACCGCATCCTGCCCCAGGCCGTGCAGTGGCTTGCCACCGGCAGGCTCAGCATCGAAGGCCGCAAGGTGCGGCTGCGAGACGCGGGGCTGCCCAAGGCCGCCGTGGAAGGCGCGCTGGTCAACCCGCCGCTTGAGCAGGGGTTCTAG
- a CDS encoding ABC transporter permease, protein MLLIRLAVRNAFRHRLRSVLTILGVAVAILAFGLLRTLVDAWYSGVEASAADRLVTRNAISLTFSLPLAYREKIRAVPGVTEVSQGNWFGGIYVDEKNFFANFAYDIPSLLAIYPELAVPDKEQLTALLRDRKGALVGDKLAKRFGWKVGDPVTLRGTIFTGDWDFTIRAIYKATRAGVDESQFFFHWTYLDETLRSTMPTRAGYVGFYLVGIDDPTRSADISRAVDAQFANSLAETLTETEKAFQMGFVSMSSAIILAIRLVSFVVVLIILAVSANTMAMSARERSGEYAVLKTLGFSSSTLALLIAGEALALSVTGACLGLALVLPCAEAVGAFMTDFFPVFLVSEQTIIMGLVAGVAVGLLSAVYPALYAARVGIAQALRKVG, encoded by the coding sequence GTGCTGCTGATACGCCTGGCCGTTAGAAACGCCTTCCGCCACCGGCTGCGCTCCGTGCTGACCATCCTGGGCGTGGCCGTGGCCATCCTGGCGTTCGGGCTGCTGCGCACCCTGGTGGACGCCTGGTACTCGGGCGTGGAGGCCAGCGCCGCGGACCGCCTTGTGACGCGCAACGCCATCTCCCTGACCTTCTCCCTGCCCCTGGCCTACCGCGAGAAGATCCGCGCCGTGCCCGGCGTCACCGAGGTCAGCCAGGGCAACTGGTTCGGCGGCATCTACGTGGACGAGAAGAACTTCTTCGCCAACTTCGCCTACGACATCCCCTCCCTGCTGGCCATCTACCCGGAACTCGCCGTACCGGACAAGGAGCAGCTCACCGCCCTGCTGCGCGACCGCAAGGGCGCCCTGGTGGGGGACAAGCTGGCCAAGCGCTTCGGCTGGAAGGTCGGGGACCCGGTCACCCTGCGCGGCACCATCTTCACCGGCGACTGGGACTTCACCATCCGCGCCATCTACAAGGCCACCCGCGCGGGGGTCGACGAGAGCCAGTTCTTCTTCCACTGGACCTACCTCGACGAGACCCTGCGCTCCACCATGCCCACCCGGGCGGGCTACGTGGGCTTCTACCTGGTGGGCATCGACGACCCCACCCGCTCGGCGGACATCTCCCGCGCCGTCGACGCCCAGTTCGCCAACTCCCTGGCCGAGACCCTCACCGAGACCGAGAAGGCCTTCCAGATGGGTTTCGTCTCCATGTCCTCGGCCATAATCCTGGCCATCAGGCTGGTGAGCTTCGTGGTGGTCCTCATCATCCTGGCGGTCTCGGCCAACACCATGGCCATGTCCGCACGGGAGCGCAGCGGGGAGTACGCCGTGCTCAAGACCCTGGGCTTCAGCTCCTCCACCCTGGCCCTGCTCATCGCGGGCGAGGCCCTGGCCCTCTCCGTAACCGGGGCGTGCCTGGGCCTGGCCCTGGTGCTGCCCTGCGCCGAGGCCGTGGGCGCCTTCATGACCGACTTCTTCCCCGTTTTCCTCGTCAGCGAACAGACCATCATCATGGGCCTGGTCGCCGGGGTGGCCGTGGGGCTGCTCTCCGCCGTGTACCCGGCTCTGTACGCGGCCCGGGTGGGCATCGCCCAGGCCTTGCGCAAGGTGGGCTGA
- the cobA gene encoding uroporphyrinogen-III C-methyltransferase, giving the protein MPNVYLIGAGPGDPGLLTVKAKAILETCDVLVYDYLANKAFLDYCRPGAEIIYVGKKGGDHTLPQGEINKLLVAKAKEGKVVARLKGGDPYVFGRGAEEAEELLEDGLTFEVIPGVTSAVAAPAYAGIPITHRKYASSVSFITGHEDPTKDESAHNWDALAKAASTLVFFMGVKNLEDISRRLIEGGRSPETPAALVRWGTTCRHRSMVSTLKDIPREAREKGFKAPSLLVVGEVVQLHDKLNWFEQRPLLGKGVVVTRSREQASDLTRVLSDMGACTWEFPTIEVAPLADTTPVREAVGNLACFDWLVFTSVNGVKYFWHEMQAMGKDARALGGLMVAAIGPATAQALAERGIRADFVPEKYVAESVVEGLLALQIGGKRVLIPRALKAREVLPDELCRAGAQVEVLPVYETKLASHDPDEIVASIEEGEIHYLTFTSSSTVENFFQMIPADRLAPLRERIKIACIGPITAATLAKYGFTPDIQPESYTIPALAQAVAESAKES; this is encoded by the coding sequence ATGCCCAACGTGTACCTCATCGGCGCAGGCCCCGGCGACCCCGGACTTCTGACCGTCAAGGCCAAGGCCATCCTCGAGACCTGCGACGTGCTGGTCTACGACTACCTGGCCAACAAGGCCTTCCTGGACTACTGCCGCCCCGGCGCCGAGATCATCTACGTGGGCAAGAAGGGCGGGGACCACACCCTGCCCCAGGGCGAGATCAACAAGCTCCTGGTGGCCAAGGCCAAGGAGGGCAAGGTCGTGGCCCGGCTCAAGGGCGGCGACCCCTACGTGTTCGGGCGCGGCGCGGAAGAAGCCGAGGAGCTGCTTGAGGACGGCCTGACCTTCGAGGTCATCCCCGGCGTCACCAGCGCCGTGGCCGCCCCGGCCTACGCGGGCATCCCCATCACGCACCGCAAGTACGCCTCCTCCGTGAGCTTCATCACCGGCCACGAGGACCCCACCAAGGACGAATCCGCCCACAACTGGGACGCCCTGGCCAAGGCCGCGTCCACGCTGGTCTTCTTCATGGGCGTGAAGAACCTGGAGGACATCTCCCGCAGGCTGATCGAGGGCGGGCGCAGCCCCGAGACCCCGGCCGCCCTGGTTCGCTGGGGCACCACCTGCCGCCACCGCTCCATGGTCTCCACCCTGAAGGACATCCCCCGCGAGGCCCGCGAGAAGGGCTTCAAGGCCCCGTCTCTCTTGGTGGTGGGCGAGGTGGTGCAGCTGCACGACAAGCTCAACTGGTTCGAGCAGCGCCCCCTGCTGGGCAAGGGCGTGGTGGTCACCCGCTCGCGCGAGCAGGCCAGCGACCTGACCCGCGTGCTCAGCGACATGGGCGCCTGCACCTGGGAGTTCCCCACCATCGAGGTGGCCCCCCTGGCCGACACCACCCCGGTGCGCGAAGCCGTGGGCAACCTGGCCTGCTTCGACTGGCTGGTGTTCACCTCGGTGAACGGGGTCAAATATTTCTGGCACGAGATGCAAGCCATGGGTAAGGACGCCCGCGCCCTGGGCGGGCTCATGGTGGCGGCCATCGGCCCCGCCACGGCCCAGGCCCTGGCCGAGCGCGGCATCCGCGCCGACTTCGTGCCCGAGAAGTACGTGGCCGAGTCCGTGGTGGAGGGCCTCCTGGCCCTGCAGATCGGCGGCAAGCGCGTGCTCATCCCGCGCGCGCTCAAGGCCCGCGAAGTGCTGCCGGACGAGCTGTGCCGCGCCGGAGCCCAGGTGGAGGTGCTGCCGGTCTACGAGACCAAGCTGGCCAGCCACGATCCCGACGAGATCGTTGCCTCCATCGAGGAGGGCGAGATCCACTACCTGACCTTCACCAGCTCCTCCACGGTGGAGAACTTCTTCCAGATGATCCCGGCGGACCGCCTGGCCCCGCTGCGCGAACGCATCAAGATCGCCTGCATCGGGCCCATCACGGCCGCCACCCTGGCCAAGTACGGCTTCACGCCGGACATCCAGCCCGAGAGCTACACCATCCCGGCCTTGGCCCAGGCCGTGGCTGAAAGCGCCAAGGAATCCTGA
- a CDS encoding carboxymuconolactone decarboxylase family protein — protein MDQDRIGRGRELLARLNPDNDRLLRGLLDDLAPEMVEMIQGFFGDVYARPGLPLRERMIVTLAALAALGHAQPQLQAHVRNALNAGLTPEEITEIFVQISGYAGFPASLNALATAKGVFQQNKR, from the coding sequence GTGGATCAAGATCGCATCGGGCGGGGCCGGGAACTCCTGGCCCGCCTGAACCCCGACAACGACCGCCTGCTCCGGGGCCTTCTCGACGACCTGGCCCCGGAAATGGTCGAGATGATCCAGGGCTTCTTCGGCGACGTCTACGCCCGCCCGGGCCTGCCCCTGCGCGAGCGCATGATCGTCACGCTGGCGGCCCTGGCCGCGCTGGGCCACGCCCAGCCCCAGCTCCAGGCCCACGTGCGCAACGCCCTGAACGCGGGGCTCACGCCCGAGGAAATCACGGAGATTTTCGTGCAGATATCCGGCTACGCCGGGTTCCCTGCCTCGCTCAACGCCCTGGCCACGGCCAAGGGCGTTTTCCAGCAGAACAAACGCTAA